AGAGGCAGCACTTTGAGGAAGGACAGGTTGGAGCATTGCATGGAGGGAGAAACAaaggtggcacaggacagctATCATAGAGAAATACGGgcatggacagacagacagcatgACGCATGGCATGGTGGGATGGACAGAACAGGGTGCACGGGTGGATGGACAGACGGCACAGGCAGAGACAGCCAAGATAATAAGCTAGGCATGTGGGGACAGGTGGACCAAGTGCTGTctgagatggatggatgggtggatgggtggatggatggatggacggatagACAGACAGTGTGGAGGACAGCTTGCAGGGATGGATGGATCAGACTGTGGTGCTGGGGACAGACCCCCTCTCTGGGTGGACAAGCTGAAtagggacagacagacagtgcaGAGCAGCACACTGAGGGACAGCCAAGAGGCCTGCACCCTCATTCCCCATCCTGCATTGGGTGCACCAAGCCTGCCAGACCCAGCACGGCTCAGCCCCCATCCCTAGCTCCATCCTGTCCATCTGTCCCCCCATGCAATGCCGCCTGTCCCTTCATATCCATCTCCATTCTGTCTGTCCCCCCATGCAATGCCCTGTCTTGTCCCCCATCTCCAGCTCCATGCTGTCCATCTGTCCCCCCATGCAATGCCCTGTCTTGTCCCCCATCTCCAGCTCCATGCTGTCCATCTGTCCCCCCATGCAATGCCCTGTCTTGTCCCCCATCTCCAGCTCCACGCTGTCCGTCTGTCCCCCCATGCAATGCCCTGTCTTGTCCCCCATCTCCAGCTCCATGCTGTCCGTCTGTCCCCCCATGCAATGCCCTGTCTTGTCCCCCATCTCCAGCTCCATGCTGTCCGTCTGTCCTCCCATGCAATGCCCTGTCTTGTGCCCCATCTCCAGCTCCACGCTGTCCGTCTGTCCCCCCATGCAATGCCCTGTCTTGTCCCCCATCTCCAGCTCCATGCTGTCCGTCTGTCCCCCCATGCAATGCCCTGTCTTGTCCCCCATCTCCAGCTCCATGCTGTCCGTCTGTCCCCCCATGCAATGCCCTGTCTTGTCCCCCATCTCCAGCTCTATGCTGTCCGTCTGTCCCCCCATGCAATGCCCTGTCTTGTCCCCCATCTCCAGCTCCATGCTGTCCGTCTGTCCCCCCATGCAATGCCCTGTCTTGTCCCCCATCTCCAGCTCCATGCTGTCCGTCTGTCCCCCCATGCAATGCCCTGTCTTGTCCCCCATCTCCAGCTCCATGCTGTCCGTCTGTCCCCCCATGCAATGCCCTGTCTTGTCCCCCATCTCCAGCTCCATGCTGTCCGTCTGTCCCCCCATGCAATGCCCTGTCTTGTCCCTCATCTCCAGCTCCATGCTGTCCGTCTGTCCCCCCATGCAATGCCCTGTCTTGTCCCCCATCTCCAGCTCCATGCTGTCCATCCATCCCCCCATGCAAtgccctgcctgtcctgcctCCTGCCTATCTTTGGCCCTCGGCACGCATTGGGGCTGACACATGCTCCCGGCGCGCGAGCGGCAGAGATTAGCACGGGCCGGCGGCATGGGAGCGGGCAGGAAAGTCTGAGtcacagctcccagtgctgggggcggctgggggggctGAGGGCACCCAGCCGTGCCCCAGGAGCACCTGACCCTGCTGGGACACACGGCGGGGGACGCAGGTGAGGCATGCACTGCTCCTGGGCTGCTCGGCTGTCCCCATGCAACCCTGAGGGACACTCGACCCTGCCTTTTGCTTCTGGCTTGCTTGCATGGCCCTCTTGGCTCAGCCCCACGGCAGAGCATGTGTGGGAcggtgtgtgttgggggggggggggggacgggacaggttGGTTGTCCAAGCCCTGCACACCTAGAGGTGCTGGTGGTGGCCATGACCTCACCGCGGCTGTAACGGTGCAGGTGGTTGCAGGTGGTGGGATGGGAAAAGGGTCCAGGGTCCTGTTtcagggctggggatggaggagagaggagTCATCTCTGACTCCTTGCAAAtggggggatgctgggagggacagagccaGTTCGTACCCCCTGCCGTGGGAAGATGTGGGGAGAGGGTGAGCCATGACCCCTGGCAAAGGGGAGGGTGTGGGGTGGGACAGAGCCAGCCATGACCCCTTGCAATGGGGAGGATGTGGGGAGGGGCAAAGCCAGCCTGTAGCCCTTGCAATGGGGGATGTGGGGTGAGAGAGGGCCAGCCCTGACCCCTTgcaattttgggggggggtatgtagggtggagggagggagccctGACTGCTGCCGTGGGGTGATGTGGGCTGCGATGCACAGCAGGTTACAGGGCTCACTGCCTCTACTGTGGAGTGTGATGTGGGGCTGACCCTCCCTCCCACATGAGGACATGGGGGCTCAATGGAGTGAGTGTCCCAGGGGCCCGTTGGGAGTGCTTGGCCCCACTGGACAGGGGCATTTTGGGGTCCCCATCACCTCTTGGCATGGGGCTGCACCTTCCCACCAGCCAGGACCCCCATGTCTATGCAGTGCCTcggggagaggagcagggcttGATCCTGGCCAGGAACACTGTGCAGAGAGCTGCTGGGGTGGGACTGGGCTgtactgggctgagctgggctgcATTGGACTGGATGGGGCTAAACTGGGCTGGACTGGACCAGGCTAGAATGGGTTGGGCTGGGCGGGGCTGAATTGGACTggactgggctggactgggctgGATTATAGAAGACTGGACCAGGCTTTTCAGGGCTCCACTAGGCTGGGCTGGGAGATTGAGCTTGGGTGGGTTGGACAGGACTGAACTGAACTGGGCTAGACCAGGATGCTTCAGACCAAGCTGATCTGGGCTAAACCGGACTGGGCTGGGCTAGATTGGGCCACACTGGGCTGTCCCAGCTGGCTGCCCTGGGGCCACGAAGCTGATGCTGCCGCTGTCTCCCCATGCGAGGGGCTGGGGATGGTGGGGCTTTGCAGCAGTGAGCGGGGCTTGGCTCTCCCCAGGGCCCATGGAGGAGTCGGACGAGGATGGGGAGGACAACGAGGAGTTCCTGGAGCGGCTGATGGTGCAGACGGGCCGGGAGATACCGCAACGGGAGCTGGAGGAGCACTATgctgtgctggaggagctgggcagcGGGAGCTATGGCCGTGTGGTGCTGACGGAGCCCCGGGATGGTGGTGAGGGGCtctgggaggaggggagcaggaaggGTCACACTGCTGCTGGCTCGGGCAAACTGCTCTCCAGATGTGCACAGATGTGCACAGCCCCACCACTGTGCCCGACCCACTCAAGCCAAACCCCAGCTCTGCCCAAACCGCTCTACACCAGaccctgtctctgcccccctcagTGCCCCAGCTGGTGCTGACCCCCTCCCCTCTTTGGTTCCCCCTCCCCTGTTTCCCAGGCTCACCGGTGGTCCTCAAGTTGATGTTGAAGGAGAAGACGGAGCGGCGGGCGTTCCTGCGGGAGTATTGCATTGCCCTGTGCCTCTCCAGCCACACTGCCTGCCTGCGCGCCCTGCCCGTCGCCTTCGAGAGTGCCACGCACTTCGCTTTTGGGCAGGAGCTCGCTCCTGCTGGGGATCTGTGTGCCCTCCTCAACCCGGGGGTGCGTGCTGCCCCGGGGCTCTGCGGGAGTGGGGTGGGAGCcaggaggggtgggaggagggaggagaaggtgcCGGGACAGCTTTGCAGTGGGTGCAGTGATGCTGTGTGTGGGGAGACCCTTTGCAGTAGGGTGCACGGTCATGCTTTTTGCAGGGGACGCTCTGCAGTGGGTGCAGTGATGGTGTGTGCGGGGAGACCCTTTGCAGTGAGCACCCACTCATGCTCTGTGGGCAGACCCTTTGCCATGGGGTGCATGTCCACACCGTGCATGGGAGGAGACCCTTTGCAGCGGATGCAGTGACGCCATGCATGGGAGGAGACCCTTTGCAGCGGGTGCAGTGACACTGTGTGTGTGGATGCCCTTTGCAGTGGGGCAAACGGTCATGCTTTTTGTGGGCAGACCTTTTGCAGTGGGGTGCAGTGACACTGTGCGTGGCCGGAGACTCTTTGCAGCAGGTGCAGTGACGCCGTGCATGGGAGGAGACCCTTTGCAGTGAGGTGCATACTCATGCTGTGCACGGGGAGACCCTTTGCAGTGCAGGCATGTGGCTACAGGCTGCTGTGGGGCAAAGCACAGCGGTGCTGGGCAGGGGTATGGGTGCTGTAGCAGCCCCTTTGGGTAAGGGGCTGTATGGTGGGTGATGGTACCACCCTGCGTGCAGGAGGGcctggcagaggagctggtgaAGCGCTGCGCGTCTCAGCTGGCCGAGGCACTGGACTTCATGCACAACCGGGCCCTGGTGCACCGGGATGTCAAGCTGGACAACGTGCTGCTCTTCGACCACGAGTGCCGGCGGGTGAAGCTGGGAGACTTCGGGCTCACCCGCGTGCAGGGCTCGGCAGTGGGTGCCATGTCTGGCACCCTGCCCTACGCCCCAccagagctctgcctgctccagggCTCCGACACACTGGAGCTGGACTCCAGCCTGGACGTCTGGGCCTTCGCCAtcctcctcttctgcctctgCACTGGCTGCTTCCCCTGGGCCGTGGCTGCCAGCTCTGACCCCCAGTTTGAGGACTTCAGTGCCTGGCAGGGTGGTGTGGAGGGGCGGGGGGTGCCAGCATCTTGGCAAGGCTTCAGCTCTGGGGCACTGGAGATGCTCCGGCGCCTGCTGACACTGGACCCTGACCGCCGAAGCCCAGCCATCGAGGTGCAGAAAtacctgtccctgccctgggtGATGGCTCCCAGCACTGGGGAGCCAGCACCAAGCAACTCCCAGTCCCCCCttaccagtggcacaggggacaCGGGGCAACAGGATGCTGCTGGTGGGGGAGACGGGGTTCCCATGCCCCCCGCTAATGCACTGGCCCCGTGCCGGTAGCCAGTacctcccctccatcccagggCTGGTATTGCAGCGGGTGCTCCCCAGGGATCTGGGGTCCCTGTCCGATGCCCGAGGCTTGCAGGGCTAGAAATGGGTCGCAAGAGTGGGAAGGAGAAGCAACATCTCAGGCAGCACCTTGgagaccccagccctgcagctcgATGCCTGGCACCTTGCAAACCCATGTCACTTGGCGGTGGTGACAACAGTCCACCCGAGCAACCGTTGCATGGCTCTGAGATGCACAAGGGAAACCCAGAGCAGAAGCCCCTCAcgggacaacagaaaaaaacaggaggagAGCAGTTAATTAGAAAGAAATCCCATTAAGACCAATGCAAAACGTTGGCAGAGATGGACATTGAAACTGCTCAGCAGAAGAACCCAGAAACGCATCTGACCTTGACCTCCTTCCTGCACCTTAGGGTTGAGGAGGTTGTCAAGGGCTGCTGTTAATTAGGGAAGATGCTAAACAGCCTCCTGGGGGGGGGGTTAAGGAGCTGGGGAAAGTGTAAGACCTCAAGGCATGCAGCTGAACTGGGGTgtgatggggctgggaggagctgCCAGTTGGATCTCCAGGACTCAAGTTAAAACGGGACAAACCTGGGATCAGGCTCTGTCTGGACAAAGCAATGGGCAGGGTGATTTGCATGGTTAAGGGCTGAACGTGGGTTGGTTGATAGTGCAAAAGGGTAAAGAGACACAGCGAGACAGCAAATTGGGATGGCTCTGGGTGTTGCAGGAGGTAACATACATGAGAACTGGCTTCAATGGCTGCAAATATTCTCCTTCTCTAGACTCCAGAGGGGAATTTGTGGGTTTGGAGGCTGGACAAACACCTACCCAGGCTCAACCAGACATCTGGTCCCTGCTGGCATTCCCactgggggctgctggcagctgggaggagagcagcaggGTCTTGGCACCTAACCTTGGTCCCCTACCACGCGTGGGTACCCCTTTGAGTAATCTGCACCTCTGTTTTGGGACATGGGGCATCTAGAGCCTCTGCCTGGGAAGTCTGTGCCCACCCCTCCCCAGGGATCCCCAACAGGCTGGGGGACACTGTGCTCTGCCATCAGCAGAGGAATCATCTCCTGTACTACCAACCCTGATGCAAagtggaaggggaggaggaaaactaGCTGAGATGCTGAAGCTTAATAAAATTCTCtgttgttttgcccttttttaaactgtgttttccCATGAATCCGCTGCTTAAGCCCTAaatcctgctttttctcttcctcgGGGCAGGCAGGCTCTGAGCAAAGGGGGTCCAGCCCCCACACCCCTCCGTGGTGGTGGGAAGTTTCCAGAGAGGAGAGGGCACATGGGCAGCTGAGAGGCACGCCAAATCCCTGGCTTTGGCAATGGGGAGGCTTTTCCTTTGTACCTGACCTTCCCAAATATGAAATATAGGTTACTGTCAGGGCCAGGGATTTAATCTCATTTCTCTTGATTATTTTTGATTAATTGGTATTTCTCctcagctgccttcctcctcaAATGTGGCAGAGAAAAAATAGCATAATGCTTCCTATAAGCTGGAGTTTTTTCTCAAGAATCACAGCAGGTTACTGCAAAATCCTAAAATTATGTTAAGGATCTGGCAGTTCAGGACTTTAGGATCACTTTATGGGAAATGACTGCTTGTTGCGCTGAAACCAACCCTGCTTTGACAGTCATGCTAGTGGTTTTCAGATTCTGAAATCTCCTTTCAACTCAGCTGTGAGCCCATCCTGAATTTAAAGTGAAGTACCTGCCTATCCTCTGTGACCATCAGgaatgggttttttaaaaatgtaaaaatttattaaaatattcatcacaatatttactttattattatttttttaacacttgaGGGGGGAGTTGGATGAAGGCACTGTCCTTTCACTATATTTCCCTCCAAGAAAGGCTCCTCCAAGAAACAATGTCCCAGGGAGTGCTCAGAAAAGGACCTGCTTTGCTTCTAAGAACCCTCAACTTttacagtaattttgtttcgtAAAGTTACGAATTGCAAAGGCCAGCACGTTCCCCTTACAGCTGCACTCTCCACCACATACATTTGTTTCCTTTCCACCTCTACGCAAGACAGCAACCCATAACCGGCACCTGATGAGCTTTTTTCTGGTTCAGACCAGGCTGATTCCTGCTTCTTCTGGACATCTTTCCTTGGGAAGGGCTGTACGCCCTCCAGAATCTTTTGTGGGTGCACAGCTTGGACCTCTATCCCTCCTCATGACCACCTCATCCAGTGCATGTGctttgctcagctctgctctccatGATGTAAAGCAGGTGCAGGGTTTTGGTGACAAGAGGAAATCTCCCTGGGGTGTGGGAAGATGGTGGGGCAGCCTCTTAAATCTCCCATTGCAGCTCCATGCCCAACATGGGGTATAAAAATCTCGGAATATGTGCCTCCAAAACCCTGAAGTCCATAGCACAGTACATacctgcttttttaatacctgGGGATGTGTAACTGCTGGATTTCCTGTGGCACCACAGCTGGGGCCATTTTTCTCCCACCTTTCCATCTGATGCCCCAAAAGCTTCCATCCTGAACGGgtccctctttctcttcttcaagCACCTTTACCTCACCAAGCTGGACATGTGTGATAACCTTGGCCAAAGCCCGTGTCGCAGGATCTGCAGCACCTGTGAGGACATCATCCATCGGCTGCGCAGCAGTGACCTCCTCTGGTAATTTTAATGTTCGTAGCTCTTTAGTCAAAACAGCCTGAGGCCATGGAGAACTGTGGGTGGGATGAGAGTTAACAGTGCTGATAGGTTTGGGTGTCTCCCCGGGATCACATCCCTAACACCATCTGGCTCTTAAGTCATTACTTTCTTAAATCACCCAGCATCACCCCCATAACCTGATACAGATTCCACAGGACTATCACGAGGAGTTAGTGAGGGAAACCCAGCcaactgctgtaaaaccggagtTGGCAGCCCATTTAAGTGACTCAGAGCGAGCTATTTATGTAAACACATTTTTCCATCATCTCTTAGGCTCGGCAGTGTCTGAGGGTGCTGCCTGTTTTCCCCCTTTTGCACAGAGACAGGCTGACTTTTTCCCATTGCATTTCCTTTAGCTGAAGTTCTcctcttgttttcatcttttgcGATGTGTAGTGGTAAGTCTGCAAGCAGACATTGGAGGGCCTCATGGAAAGTAATGATGTTTAAGACTCAGGACAGTCCGAAAAGGTGGCAGCTATCCCCCATAGCCTGCTCCGAGACACCTCGATGGGTCTGACCATGAGGTACCTGATGAGTCAGgagcacagagcagagctttgGCAGAAGATGGGAAAACCAAAGCCCAGCGCTAACACCCCCAACCCATTCCTCTCCCACCCAGGGAGGTTGCATGGTTGGGTTT
This is a stretch of genomic DNA from Accipiter gentilis unplaced genomic scaffold, bAccGen1.1, whole genome shotgun sequence. It encodes these proteins:
- the LOC126037446 gene encoding uncharacterized serine/threonine-protein kinase SBK3-like, which translates into the protein MLPLSPHARGWGWWGFAAVSGAWLSPGPMEESDEDGEDNEEFLERLMVQTGREIPQRELEEHYAVLEELGSGSYGRVVLTEPRDGGSPVVLKLMLKEKTERRAFLREYCIALCLSSHTACLRALPVAFESATHFAFGQELAPAGDLCALLNPGEGLAEELVKRCASQLAEALDFMHNRALVHRDVKLDNVLLFDHECRRVKLGDFGLTRVQGSAVGAMSGTLPYAPPELCLLQGSDTLELDSSLDVWAFAILLFCLCTGCFPWAVAASSDPQFEDFSAWQGGVEGRGVPASWQGFSSGALEMLRRLLTLDPDRRSPAIEVQKYLSLPWVMAPSTGEPAPSNSQSPLTSGTGDTGQQDAAGGGDGVPMPPANALAPCR